TCGCAGAGCCCTGCTGACCTCGGCCGCGCACGACGAACGGGACCAACGGACCCAGGAAGCCACGGACAACACCCTGGCGACCCGGATTTTTCCACTTCACCCGGCGCATCTTCGCCGCCTACGGGTCCACCCCCAGCAAGGGACGCCACCACCGGTCCACACCGATCAATGATCGCTTCATCGGGACATCGGCTGCGAGCCAGTGCTTGCCGAGTCCTCTCCTGCGATGCCGAGGTGCTACGCCTGCAGGCTACTGATCGACTACGCACGGCGATCGCTACGTCGGTGGCGGTGCCGTGCTCTCCATCGGGCGAACAGCTGACCAGGGGTGGCGGCGGGTGGTGTCCGTTCCGCCGGCTGTCGTTCCTGCGGGGTGAGGGCGACGTGGGGCATGAGGTAACGGTTGCCGTCCGTCTCCAGCACGCACAGGGGGATGTCGTCCCGGTCGTAAGGATGATCGATCATGACGAGCATCCGCCTGGACGGGACGGTGGGCAGTTCCCCTTCCAGGACTGTGACCTCGTGGCGCGGGGTGCGGGCCACAGCAACCGTCTTTCCGTCGACCCAGACTTCGGCACGCTGACGCCTCAGGTCATGCACAACAGTGATCGAGTGACCGTCCTGATCCAAGTGGTAGCGGTGGTGGCCTGCCATGCCAGCCTCCTCGGACGTCCCTGCCACCAGCCTAGAACGTCGAACCTTGCCACCGGACCGACCGATGGCACCTCTGACACCACCTCGGCGAAGCCGCCGAGAAGTGCGCCTGCTGGCACCGTGCCTGCCTGCCGGCGGCCTGCACCTGAGTACCGGAGGAGTCAAGCCAGGCTCCGGAGTCGCCCGTGTCCTCGCCGTGGCCAACGGGCCACCGGTTCGCCGAACGCACGCGCGCCAAGCACGCCACCGTGCATGCCCTACTGGCCGCCGGTCACAGCAAGCGGTCCATCGCCCGGCAGCTCGGCATGGGCCTCAACACTGTCCGCAGCTCAAGGCGGCGCTGCCCTGCTGTCCCGAACTGGACGCACTCGCCGAGCATGTGCGCTCACTCGCCCCCATGCTGACCCAGGTGCAAGGCCACCCACTGCCGGCGTGGATCGAAGCGGCAACCGCCGCCGATCTGCCCAGCCTCCAGCGCTTCGCCCGGTCCCCGGAGCGCACCCTCGACGCCGTCACTGCCGGACTCTCGCAGCCGTGAAACACCGGAGCCATCAAACGCCATGTAAACCTGATCAAGATGCTCAAACGCCAGCTGCTCGGCCGCGCCGGCTTCGAACTCCTCCGCAAGCGCGTCCTGCTAGTCGAGGGCACTCGCCATGATCCCGTCGCCCGCCCACCGCCGCGCGCCGACCGCAAGCAACACGCCGGCGCTCCCCCGCTTCATCCTCACCCGGCTGCAGAGGCAGCTGGACGACGACACGATGCGAGCAGCCGCGTCCGTCCTGCTGGCCACCTCTCCGCTGCTGGACGGCGCCCCGGGCCGCTGTTTCGAGGACAACCAGGAGGCCCGGGTCGTGGGCGGCGACGAGGAGTGCCGCCCCGGGGGCCAGGTCGCCCAAGCGGGGCCAGGCCGCCCAAGCGCTCGACCGGGAAGCGGCCGACCGGCTCTGGGAGGACGCCGGGGCCGCACTCCGTCGCTTGACCTGACACCGACGGACACGCGGAGCCATGACGGGGAACGAACGGACGGGCACGAACCCCTTACCTAGCGAACGCGCATATCCCGCGCTTGCATTAGCCAGCGTGCGCAAGTATTGTCTTTACATGCAAGGCGCGCTTGCATCCAGATGTGGGTGCTCGCACGGGGCCTCCCGGCCCCTCCCCCCACCTATCGCTAAGGCACTTCCCATGTCGCTCAAGAACATCCTTCCCGGCCGTCTCGGCTTCGGCACCGCCCCGCTCGGCAACATGTTCCGCGCGATCCCCGACGACGAGGCCCGCGCCACCGTCGAGGCCGCCTGGGACCACGGCATCCGCTTCTACGACACTGCCCCCTTCTACGGCGCCGGCCTCGCCGAGGAGCGGCTCGGCGACGTTCTCGCCGACAAGCCTCGCGACGCGTACGTCCTGTCCACCAAGGTCGGCCGGGTCGTCCTCGACGAGCACGAGACCGACGTCCCGGACTTCGGCGAGAAGGGCGGCCTGTTCGAGCACGGCAACCCGAACAAGATCCTCCACGAGTGGACCGCCGAGGCCACCGAGCGCTCCATCGAGGGCAGCCTCAAGCGGCTCGGCACCGACCGGCTGGACATCGTCTGGGTGCACGACATCGCCCAGGACTTCCACGGCGACGCCTGGCTCGGGAAGTTCGAGGAGGCCCGCACCGGCGCCTTCCGCGTCCTGTCCCGCCTCCGCGACGAGGGCGTCATCAAGGCGTGGGGCCTCGGCGTCAACAAGACCGAGCCCATCGAGCTGACCCTAGCCCTCGACGAGCCGCAGCCCGACGGCTTCCTCCTCGCCGGCCGCTACACCCTCCTCGACCACGAGCACGCCCTCACCCGCCTGCTCCCCATGGCCCAGGAGCAGAACGTCGACATGGTCGTCGGCGGCCCCTACAGCTCCGGCATCCTCGCCGGCGGCACCCACTTCGAGTACCAGCAGGCCCCCGCCGAGATCATCGAGCGCGTCGGCAGGCTCAAGGCCCTGGCCAAGCGGCACGGCATCTCCGTCAAGGCCGCCGCCCTGCAGTTCTCCCTCGCCCACCCCGCCTCCGCCGCCGTCATCCCCGGCGCCACCCGGCCCAGCCGGATCGCCGAGGACACCGCCGCTCTGAACGAGACGATCCCGGCCGCGTTCTGGAGCGATCTGCGCGCCGCCGGACTGGTCAGCCCGTCCGCCCCGCTCCCGCACAACGCCTGACTTTCCCCCCGCCCCCAGCATCAGGAGCACCACCATGGCTTCCACCTCCGTCTCCCGGGTCGTCCCCGCCTCTCCCCAGCAGGTCTGGGACCTGATCGGCGGCTTCGACGCCCTCCCGGACTGGCTTCCGTACATCCCCGAGAGCACCGCTCTCGAAGGCGGCCGGGTCCGCCGTCTGGCCAACCCCGACGGCGACGTCATCATCGAGCGCCTGGTCGACTTCGACGAGGCGGAGCGCCACTACAGCTACGCCATCCTGGAGGCACCGTTCCCCGTCGACGGGTACGTCTCCACCCTCCGCGTCCACACGGTCCCCGGCCGCGACGATGTCGCCGAGGTCCAGTGGTCCGGCCGATTCAACCCCAAGGGCGCCACCGAGCAGGAAGTCATCGACCTGTTCACCGGCATCTACGCCGACGGCCTCGACGCCCTGCACAAGACCCTCGCCGCCTGACCCGGACGGCCCCTCCGCTCGGCCCGGACACGCCCCCGCGTGCCACCACAGCGCCACCACGCGCCTGGTCAGCCGGCTGGAGGAGCGCGGCCTGCTGGCCCGGTACCTCTGCCCGACGGACCGCCGCGGCATCTACACCGACGTCACGGCCGTCGGTCTCGCGCTCCTGACGGAGGCCCGGCCGACGCACGACGCGGTTCGTCAGACACTCGTGCGCCATGTCCCAGCCCCGCGCGACCGGTGCAGCGCGCCACGACTCGGTGTCGGGCAGGTCGGAGACGTACGGGGGTCCCCGGCCGATCCCGCCACTCGTCGGCGCTCGCCGCCGGTCCAGATGCCGCTGCTATCGCCACTACCGCGGCCGCCCCGTACCGCCTTGATGCGCTGGGGCGTTCGGTAGCGGTGACCTGAAGGACCGTTCCCGCGGGACGAAAGCGACGAGCCGGCACATTCACGAGGGCACCGCACCGGCGAGCCGGGGCGCAGCTCCGCCGGCTGCTGCGACTGGGGCCCGGTGGGGGTCGGCGCGTGGTCGCCGGTGTGACCGCCGGTTCCCGTCGCCGAACAGTCGGCCGCCACGATGTGCGGCAACTGGGTACGCGGGCAGGGTGCTTGAGTACATGCGCTCATGGCGGGAGTTAGCAGCAGGCCCAAGGATGGGCACACCCCCGACACGAGGAGACCGCGATGTCCGCCATCCACCCGACCGCCAGCCCGGCACAGGACGCACGTCCGGCTTCCCGGCGTCGACTGCCGGCCGTTCTCGCGTTCTGCGTCGCCGCGGCGCTCGCGGTGTCCGCGTGGGGTGCCGAGGACCCGGCCACCTGGCTGCTGGAGACGGTGTGGGTGATGGTGGGTCTGCCGCTGGCGATCCTGCTGCGTCGGCGGTTTCCGCTGAGCGGCCTGCTGTGCGGTCTGCTGGCCGCGCACGCGCTCGTCCTGATCGTGGGCGGGCACTACACGTACGCGGAGGTCCCGGCCGGTGACTGGGTGCGCGACTGGCTCGGCCTGGAGCGCAACCCCTACGACCGCTTCGGCCACCTCATGCAGGGCTTCGTCCCGGCCGTCCTCGTCCGCGAACTCCTGGTCCGTACGTCACCGCTGCGAGGCAGCCGCTG
The Streptomyces roseofulvus genome window above contains:
- a CDS encoding aldo/keto reductase — protein: MSLKNILPGRLGFGTAPLGNMFRAIPDDEARATVEAAWDHGIRFYDTAPFYGAGLAEERLGDVLADKPRDAYVLSTKVGRVVLDEHETDVPDFGEKGGLFEHGNPNKILHEWTAEATERSIEGSLKRLGTDRLDIVWVHDIAQDFHGDAWLGKFEEARTGAFRVLSRLRDEGVIKAWGLGVNKTEPIELTLALDEPQPDGFLLAGRYTLLDHEHALTRLLPMAQEQNVDMVVGGPYSSGILAGGTHFEYQQAPAEIIERVGRLKALAKRHGISVKAAALQFSLAHPASAAVIPGATRPSRIAEDTAALNETIPAAFWSDLRAAGLVSPSAPLPHNA
- a CDS encoding SRPBCC family protein; translation: MASTSVSRVVPASPQQVWDLIGGFDALPDWLPYIPESTALEGGRVRRLANPDGDVIIERLVDFDEAERHYSYAILEAPFPVDGYVSTLRVHTVPGRDDVAEVQWSGRFNPKGATEQEVIDLFTGIYADGLDALHKTLAA
- a CDS encoding DUF2238 domain-containing protein, with amino-acid sequence MSAIHPTASPAQDARPASRRRLPAVLAFCVAAALAVSAWGAEDPATWLLETVWVMVGLPLAILLRRRFPLSGLLCGLLAAHALVLIVGGHYTYAEVPAGDWVRDWLGLERNPYDRFGHLMQGFVPAVLVRELLVRTSPLRGSRWLAPLAVCACLAFSAVFEMLEWMAAVIGGEAADAFLGTQGDVWDTQWDMFCALIGALCSLMLLSRLHDRSLSRLAPSFGG